One window of Mediterraneibacter gnavus ATCC 29149 genomic DNA carries:
- a CDS encoding 6-phospho-beta-glucosidase has protein sequence MALANTFLWGGAVAANQLEGGWNEGGKGISVMDVMTGGSNQMMRRITEGVIEGEYYPNHEAIDFYHEYKGDIAMMAEMGFKCFRTSIAWTRIFPNGDELIPNEEGLKFYDDLFDELLKYGIEPVITLSHFEMPYHLAKEYGGWVNRKVIDCFVRYAVTVMERYKEKVKYWMTFNEINNQTNTSADIFGWTDSGVLFSQYKNKKKAMYQAAHHEMVAGAMVVKKGHQINPDFRIGCMCSFVPFYPYSCNPDDIMTAAECMHERYYFADVQMRGHYPAFAKKEWERENTAPVMEPRDEQILAEGVCDYLGFSYYMTNAVKADVQKDTTESLDGSSANSVPNPYVKASDWGWQIDPVGLRYALVSLYERYEKPLFIVENGFGAIDVLKEDKTCDDDYRIEYLRAHIKEMKKAVELDGVDLMGYTPWGCIDLVSFTTGELRKRYGFIYVDKNDDGTGSGKRYKKKSFAWFRRVIETNGEEL, from the coding sequence ATGGCATTAGCAAATACGTTTTTATGGGGCGGTGCAGTTGCTGCAAATCAACTGGAAGGCGGATGGAATGAAGGTGGAAAAGGGATTAGTGTGATGGATGTGATGACTGGGGGCAGCAATCAAATGATGCGCCGAATCACAGAAGGAGTCATTGAAGGCGAGTATTATCCAAATCACGAAGCGATTGATTTTTACCATGAATACAAAGGAGATATTGCTATGATGGCGGAAATGGGATTTAAGTGCTTCCGTACCAGTATAGCGTGGACACGTATTTTTCCAAATGGTGATGAACTGATCCCGAATGAGGAAGGACTGAAATTTTATGACGATCTGTTTGATGAACTTTTAAAGTATGGCATAGAACCGGTCATTACACTGAGCCACTTTGAAATGCCATATCACTTGGCAAAAGAATACGGAGGCTGGGTGAATCGAAAAGTGATTGATTGTTTCGTGCGTTATGCAGTTACAGTCATGGAACGTTACAAAGAGAAAGTTAAATATTGGATGACATTTAATGAGATTAATAACCAGACCAATACGTCTGCGGATATTTTCGGATGGACAGATTCCGGGGTTCTCTTTTCACAGTACAAAAACAAGAAGAAAGCTATGTATCAGGCGGCACATCATGAAATGGTGGCAGGTGCTATGGTTGTAAAAAAAGGACATCAGATCAATCCCGATTTTCGGATTGGATGCATGTGTTCGTTTGTCCCGTTTTATCCATATTCCTGCAATCCGGATGATATTATGACAGCAGCAGAATGTATGCATGAAAGATATTATTTTGCGGATGTGCAGATGAGAGGGCATTATCCTGCGTTTGCAAAGAAAGAATGGGAGCGGGAAAATACAGCACCGGTGATGGAACCGAGAGATGAACAGATCCTTGCGGAAGGTGTCTGTGATTATCTGGGATTCAGCTATTATATGACCAATGCAGTCAAAGCAGATGTACAGAAAGACACGACGGAATCACTGGATGGAAGCTCTGCAAATTCTGTTCCTAATCCATATGTAAAAGCAAGTGACTGGGGATGGCAGATCGATCCAGTGGGACTTCGGTATGCACTTGTTTCCCTGTATGAGCGCTATGAAAAACCACTGTTTATTGTGGAAAATGGATTTGGGGCAATCGATGTTCTAAAAGAAGATAAAACCTGTGATGATGATTACCGGATCGAATATCTGAGGGCACATATAAAGGAGATGAAAAAAGCAGTAGAACTGGATGGAGTAGACTTGATGGGGTACACGCCTTGGGGCTGCATTGATCTGGTATCCTTTACAACAGGGGAATTGAGAAAACGTTATGGATTTATCTATGTTGATAAAAATGATGATGGAACTGGAAGCGGAAAACGTTATAAGAAAAAATCTTTTGCATGGTTCCGTCGCGTGATTGAGACAAACGGGGAGGAACTGTAG
- a CDS encoding LysR family transcriptional regulator has protein sequence MNLYQLRYFSLLAKTGHFRKTAEQLCITQPSLSHSISLLEQELGGTLFEKQGRRSVLTPKGSQFLKYVEKSLDVLDEGILNMRHIAMGAGVIELGFLRTLGVGFLPEMAHRFLEEQKEKTIQFKFHTGITASLLEGLKDEKYDIVFCTKRENEPDIHFIPVSKQDLVVIAPKNHPLSGHESINLKELAPYPQIYFSQASGLRGIVDNLFQKIQVKPQIAYEIDEDIVIAGFVSKGFGVAVVPYMTDLLRMDVKIIQISYPDWERKFYMAALKTHHMTPVVKNFYDYVTTNYGIL, from the coding sequence ATGAACTTATATCAGCTTCGCTACTTTTCTCTGCTGGCAAAGACCGGACATTTTCGAAAAACCGCAGAACAATTGTGCATTACCCAGCCAAGCCTGAGTCATTCTATCTCCTTATTAGAACAAGAATTGGGGGGCACTTTATTTGAAAAACAGGGACGGCGTTCTGTACTCACTCCGAAAGGATCTCAATTTTTGAAATATGTAGAAAAATCACTGGACGTTCTTGATGAAGGGATTTTAAATATGCGTCACATCGCAATGGGCGCAGGAGTCATTGAATTAGGCTTTCTTCGAACACTGGGTGTAGGATTTTTGCCCGAAATGGCACATCGATTTTTAGAAGAACAAAAAGAAAAGACCATTCAGTTCAAATTTCACACAGGCATTACTGCTTCTTTGCTCGAAGGTCTTAAAGATGAAAAATATGATATTGTCTTTTGTACAAAACGCGAGAATGAACCTGATATCCATTTTATTCCTGTTTCTAAACAAGATCTTGTTGTGATCGCTCCGAAAAATCATCCGCTTTCCGGACACGAATCAATAAATCTGAAGGAACTGGCTCCTTATCCCCAGATTTATTTTTCTCAGGCCTCCGGTCTGCGAGGTATTGTTGACAATTTGTTTCAAAAAATACAGGTGAAGCCCCAGATTGCGTATGAAATAGACGAGGACATCGTAATCGCAGGTTTCGTTTCGAAAGGATTCGGGGTGGCAGTCGTTCCATATATGACAGACCTTCTCAGAATGGATGTAAAAATCATTCAGATCTCCTACCCTGACTGGGAACGAAAGTTTTATATGGCTGCTCTGAAAACACACCATATGACACCTGTCGTAAAGAACTTTTACGACTATGTCACAACAAATTACGGCATCCTTTAA
- a CDS encoding dihydroorotate dehydrogenase produces MDMRVKIAGVEWNNPVTVASGTFGSGEEYSEFVDLNRLGAVTTKGVANVPWPGNPTPRVAEIHSGMMNAIGLQNPGIDVFCKRDIPFLRQYDTKIIVNVCGRSTEDYCEVVERLANEDVDMLEINISCPNVKEGGIAFGQNPKAAEEITRAVKKYAKQPVIMKLSPNVTSISEMAKAVEAGGADAISLINTLTGMKIDINRKTFALANKTGGVSGPAIHPIAVRMVYEAANAVNVPIIGMGGIETAEDAIEMLLVGASAVSVGTANFYNPNVTMEIVDGIARYMEQNHFASVQDMVGIVK; encoded by the coding sequence ATGGATATGCGGGTAAAGATTGCAGGTGTAGAGTGGAACAATCCGGTGACAGTGGCATCCGGAACATTTGGATCAGGGGAAGAATACAGTGAATTTGTAGATCTGAACCGTCTGGGCGCAGTCACTACAAAAGGAGTGGCAAATGTGCCGTGGCCGGGAAATCCGACACCGAGAGTTGCGGAGATCCACAGCGGAATGATGAATGCCATTGGACTGCAGAATCCGGGAATTGATGTATTCTGTAAGAGAGATATCCCGTTTTTGCGTCAGTACGATACGAAGATTATTGTCAACGTATGCGGAAGATCCACAGAGGATTACTGTGAAGTGGTAGAACGCCTGGCGAATGAAGATGTGGATATGCTGGAGATCAATATTTCCTGTCCGAATGTCAAAGAAGGCGGAATTGCATTCGGACAGAACCCAAAGGCAGCAGAAGAAATCACAAGAGCAGTGAAAAAATATGCAAAACAGCCGGTTATCATGAAACTGAGTCCGAATGTGACCAGCATTTCTGAGATGGCAAAAGCGGTAGAAGCCGGCGGGGCAGATGCTATTTCTCTGATCAATACTCTGACAGGAATGAAGATCGATATCAATCGGAAGACCTTTGCACTGGCAAATAAGACCGGCGGTGTTTCCGGTCCGGCCATTCATCCGATCGCGGTCCGCATGGTATATGAGGCGGCCAATGCAGTGAATGTGCCGATCATCGGTATGGGCGGAATCGAGACGGCTGAGGATGCCATCGAGATGCTCTTAGTCGGGGCGAGTGCAGTATCCGTGGGAACTGCGAATTTCTACAATCCGAATGTGACCATGGAGATTGTGGATGGCATTGCGAGATATATGGAACAGAACCATTTTGCAAGCGTGCAGGATATGGTTGGAATTGTAAAATAG
- a CDS encoding beta-glucoside-specific PTS transporter subunit IIABC: MAQIRDYRKLAHDIICEVGGKENIVNATRCATRLRLVLKEEPEQAKEKVAAMAGVITVVENSGQFQVVIGTHVGEVYDAVAEELHLDTENLQVEQPKQSVMNKVIATMSAVFAPFVYILAAAGLLQGALILVNMAVPSFAGTGTYAVLSFMSWTPFTFLPIFIAITASKHFKCNTFIAVLCCCALVNPDWAGMAARIADGEVIRFLGIKLSETTYTSTVLPPLLLVWVLSYLERFLEKKLPEAAKALLTPLICFLIMVPATILVIGPVSSITANGIANGYNFLANTAPALAGAIIGGLWEVVVIFGVHWGITPVVLANFDMQGFDTFQAFQTIAVVAQVAAAFGVFIRSKNREMKSVSLSAGITGIFGITEPTIYGVTLRLKKPFICGCIGGAVGAVVMSFFHSAYYAYAGLPSLLTVVNSISKDAPMSFVGEAVGCAVAIVLTIVLIQVVGFADPKEKEESDTEKGSTNEEICGEEIVDSPMRGEVIPLSEVHDEVFSGEMMGKGCAIVPEEGKIYAPFDGKIVGLLESHHAVGIESTSGIEILIHVGMDTVKLQGRGFTAYVQDGEQVKKGQLLLEFEKEEIEKAGYEVTTPVIVTNSYEFSEIETVAFKQVERQNALLKVQRI; encoded by the coding sequence ATGGCACAGATCAGAGATTATCGAAAACTGGCCCATGACATTATCTGTGAAGTGGGCGGAAAAGAAAATATTGTCAATGCCACAAGATGTGCAACGAGATTGAGACTGGTATTAAAGGAAGAGCCGGAACAGGCAAAAGAGAAAGTTGCAGCAATGGCGGGAGTAATTACAGTTGTGGAAAACAGCGGACAGTTCCAGGTTGTAATCGGGACTCATGTGGGAGAGGTATATGATGCGGTGGCAGAAGAACTGCATCTGGATACAGAGAATCTTCAGGTGGAGCAGCCGAAACAGAGTGTCATGAATAAAGTGATTGCAACAATGTCAGCTGTGTTTGCACCGTTTGTATATATTCTGGCTGCAGCGGGACTTCTGCAGGGGGCGTTGATCCTGGTCAATATGGCAGTTCCATCTTTTGCAGGAACTGGGACGTATGCGGTATTGAGTTTTATGTCATGGACGCCATTTACATTTCTTCCGATTTTTATTGCAATTACCGCATCCAAGCACTTTAAATGTAATACGTTTATCGCCGTTTTATGTTGTTGTGCATTGGTTAATCCGGACTGGGCGGGTATGGCGGCCCGGATTGCAGATGGAGAAGTAATCCGTTTTTTGGGAATCAAACTGTCTGAGACAACCTATACTTCAACAGTATTGCCTCCATTACTTCTGGTCTGGGTATTGTCCTATCTGGAACGATTTTTAGAAAAGAAACTGCCAGAAGCAGCAAAAGCATTGCTAACACCGTTAATCTGCTTTTTGATTATGGTTCCCGCAACCATTCTTGTGATTGGTCCTGTATCTTCCATTACGGCAAACGGAATTGCAAATGGATATAATTTTCTTGCAAATACCGCGCCAGCCCTGGCAGGAGCCATCATCGGAGGCTTGTGGGAAGTGGTAGTAATTTTTGGAGTACATTGGGGAATTACACCAGTTGTTCTTGCTAATTTTGATATGCAGGGATTTGATACGTTTCAGGCATTTCAGACCATTGCAGTCGTTGCTCAGGTTGCGGCAGCCTTTGGCGTATTTATCAGATCTAAAAACAGAGAAATGAAAAGTGTTTCGTTATCAGCAGGAATCACAGGTATTTTCGGAATTACAGAGCCAACAATCTATGGGGTGACACTGCGATTGAAAAAACCGTTTATCTGTGGATGTATCGGAGGAGCCGTCGGAGCAGTTGTGATGAGCTTTTTCCACTCTGCTTATTATGCATATGCAGGACTCCCAAGCCTTTTGACAGTGGTAAATTCCATCAGCAAGGATGCACCGATGTCATTTGTAGGAGAAGCAGTTGGATGTGCTGTGGCAATTGTTCTGACAATCGTATTGATTCAGGTTGTAGGATTTGCAGACCCGAAAGAAAAAGAGGAGTCTGACACAGAAAAAGGCAGCACAAATGAGGAAATTTGTGGAGAAGAAATTGTGGACAGCCCGATGAGGGGAGAGGTAATCCCATTGAGTGAAGTACATGATGAAGTTTTTTCCGGAGAAATGATGGGAAAAGGATGTGCCATCGTGCCGGAAGAAGGGAAAATATATGCACCATTCGACGGAAAAATAGTCGGACTGTTGGAGAGTCATCATGCAGTAGGAATCGAGAGTACGTCAGGAATTGAGATTCTGATTCACGTGGGGATGGATACCGTTAAACTTCAGGGAAGAGGATTTACAGCATATGTGCAGGACGGAGAACAGGTGAAGAAGGGGCAGCTTCTTCTGGAATTTGAAAAAGAAGAGATTGAAAAAGCCGGTTATGAAGTGACAACCCCTGTAATCGTTACGAATAGTTACGAATTCTCAGAGATTGAGACAGTGGCCTTTAAGCAGGTAGAGCGTCAGAATGCATTGTTGAAAGTACAGAGAATATAG
- a CDS encoding spore coat protein, which produces MDEKTMVSDALVGVNGELKMFGDMIPQTENKELKQCLKQIRNQCEMSQEKLYQVAREKSYYVPAAKATQQEVDHVKSILTQPKMGL; this is translated from the coding sequence ATGGATGAAAAGACAATGGTATCTGACGCCTTGGTCGGAGTAAACGGAGAATTGAAAATGTTCGGAGATATGATACCGCAGACAGAAAACAAAGAACTGAAACAGTGCCTCAAACAGATTCGAAACCAGTGTGAAATGTCACAGGAAAAACTGTATCAGGTAGCACGGGAAAAAAGCTATTACGTGCCTGCTGCAAAAGCAACCCAGCAGGAAGTTGATCATGTAAAATCCATTTTGACACAGCCTAAAATGGGACTGTAG
- the pyrF gene encoding orotidine-5'-phosphate decarboxylase, with translation MINKLVAKIKETKAPIVVGLDPMLNYIPEHVQKKAFAEFGETLEGAAEAIWQFNKEIVDKTYDLIPAVKPQIAMYEQFGVPGIEAFKKTVDYCKSKDLVVIGDIKRGDIGSTSAAYAVGHLGSVKVGSKEYVPFDEDFATVNPYLGSDGVNPFIDVCKEHKKGLFILVKTSNPSSGEFQDQLIDGKPLYELVGEKVAQWGADCMGDEYSYIGAVVGATYPEMGKVLRKVMPKSYILVPGYGAQGGQGKDLVHFFNEDGLGAIVNSSRGIIAAYKQEAYAKFGAENFGDASRAAVEAMVADIQGALEAR, from the coding sequence ATGATCAACAAACTGGTAGCAAAAATCAAAGAAACAAAGGCACCGATCGTGGTGGGACTGGACCCGATGTTAAACTACATTCCGGAGCACGTGCAGAAAAAAGCATTTGCTGAATTCGGAGAGACACTGGAAGGGGCGGCAGAAGCAATCTGGCAGTTTAACAAAGAGATTGTGGACAAGACATATGATCTGATTCCGGCAGTGAAGCCGCAGATCGCGATGTATGAGCAGTTCGGAGTTCCGGGAATCGAGGCGTTCAAAAAGACAGTGGATTACTGTAAATCCAAAGATCTGGTGGTGATCGGAGATATCAAACGTGGAGATATCGGTTCTACTTCCGCAGCGTATGCAGTGGGACATCTGGGAAGCGTTAAAGTGGGAAGCAAAGAGTACGTTCCATTTGATGAGGACTTTGCAACAGTGAACCCATACCTTGGTTCTGACGGGGTGAATCCGTTCATCGATGTCTGCAAAGAACACAAAAAAGGTCTTTTTATTCTTGTGAAGACATCCAATCCGTCCAGCGGAGAATTTCAGGATCAGCTGATCGACGGAAAACCACTGTACGAGCTGGTTGGAGAAAAAGTAGCACAGTGGGGCGCTGACTGTATGGGTGACGAGTACAGCTATATCGGAGCTGTTGTAGGAGCCACATATCCGGAGATGGGAAAAGTGCTTCGCAAAGTGATGCCAAAATCTTACATTCTGGTACCTGGATATGGTGCACAGGGCGGACAGGGCAAAGATCTGGTACACTTCTTCAATGAAGACGGACTGGGTGCGATCGTAAACTCATCCAGAGGAATCATTGCGGCTTACAAGCAGGAAGCTTATGCAAAATTCGGAGCAGAGAATTTCGGAGATGCTTCCAGAGCTGCAGTTGAAGCGATGGTTGCAGATATCCAGGGCGCATTAGAAGCAAGATAA
- a CDS encoding MurR/RpiR family transcriptional regulator: MSLIQQLKQAQDFTEREKDIARFVLEHPETIENMSSRELGHQTFTSAASVTRFCQKLGVKGFPEFKIKFVSELRDGYLDEKQEKIMMSERENVVTMVRKITEIQKQAVMETQKEVSYSQLMRVGKLIAEARSVDFYAYDMNVNLAQYGCSLLFHAGKRSAVYSATNIQGLHANMPSDGHVAIILSHTGRNERLAEIEKLLRKNGTRVVAVVSDGDSIIARYADEVLVAAGSEKVEEFWMSMFFASGKYLLDILYGLEFSRKYQDNLVLNQKYEKAGEKSLWGLNEES; the protein is encoded by the coding sequence ATGTCATTGATCCAGCAGTTAAAGCAGGCGCAGGATTTTACAGAACGAGAGAAGGATATTGCACGATTTGTTTTGGAACATCCGGAGACCATTGAAAATATGTCATCCAGAGAACTGGGGCATCAGACCTTTACCAGTGCGGCTTCTGTGACACGGTTTTGTCAGAAGCTGGGCGTGAAAGGGTTTCCGGAATTTAAGATTAAGTTTGTCAGTGAACTGAGGGATGGATATCTGGACGAAAAACAGGAGAAAATTATGATGTCCGAGCGGGAAAATGTTGTGACTATGGTTCGGAAAATCACAGAAATTCAGAAACAGGCGGTAATGGAGACACAAAAGGAAGTTTCGTATAGCCAGCTTATGCGTGTTGGAAAACTGATCGCAGAGGCACGGTCTGTGGATTTCTATGCTTATGATATGAATGTAAATCTAGCACAATATGGATGTTCCCTGCTTTTTCATGCGGGAAAAAGATCTGCTGTTTATTCTGCAACGAATATTCAGGGATTACATGCAAATATGCCGTCAGATGGTCATGTGGCAATTATTTTGAGTCATACAGGACGGAATGAACGGTTGGCGGAGATTGAAAAGTTGTTGAGAAAAAATGGGACAAGAGTGGTTGCAGTAGTGTCCGATGGTGATAGTATCATTGCCAGATATGCGGATGAAGTACTGGTGGCGGCCGGTTCTGAAAAAGTAGAAGAGTTCTGGATGTCCATGTTTTTTGCTTCGGGTAAATACTTGTTGGATATTTTGTATGGGTTGGAATTTAGCAGAAAATATCAGGATAATCTGGTCTTGAATCAAAAATATGAGAAAGCGGGAGAGAAGAGTCTTTGGGGCTTAAATGAAGAATCTTAA
- a CDS encoding dihydroorotate dehydrogenase electron transfer subunit: protein MSKKQKMTAVVISQEKIAEDIYSMWLKAEPVAAEAVPGQFISMYTNDGAKLLPRPISLCEIDKEKGALRVVYRVTGEKTGTKQFSQMKAGDSLEVMGPLGNGFDLETGKEKKALLFGGGIGVPPMLELAKQLTAGYQTECQLVMGYRSETFLTKEMEANGTLYIATEDGSTGTKGNVMDAVAADSLEADVIYACGPTPMLRAIKQYAQEKGIECYISMEERMACGIGACLGCVCQSKEVDDHSHVHNKRVCKDGPVFLATEVEL from the coding sequence ATGTCTAAGAAACAGAAAATGACAGCAGTGGTCATCTCGCAGGAGAAGATCGCAGAAGATATTTACAGTATGTGGCTGAAAGCAGAGCCTGTGGCTGCAGAAGCGGTTCCGGGACAGTTTATTTCCATGTATACAAATGACGGAGCAAAACTGCTTCCAAGACCGATCAGTCTGTGTGAGATTGACAAAGAAAAGGGCGCTTTGCGCGTGGTGTACCGCGTGACAGGAGAAAAGACCGGAACAAAGCAGTTTTCACAGATGAAAGCGGGCGATTCACTGGAGGTCATGGGACCGCTTGGAAACGGTTTTGATCTGGAAACGGGAAAAGAAAAAAAAGCGCTGCTTTTTGGCGGCGGGATTGGTGTGCCGCCGATGCTGGAGCTGGCAAAGCAGTTAACAGCCGGATATCAGACCGAGTGTCAGCTTGTGATGGGATATCGAAGTGAGACGTTTCTGACAAAAGAGATGGAAGCAAATGGAACACTTTATATTGCGACAGAAGATGGAAGTACAGGAACAAAAGGAAACGTTATGGATGCAGTTGCAGCGGACAGTCTGGAAGCAGATGTGATCTATGCCTGCGGTCCGACTCCGATGCTGCGTGCGATCAAGCAGTATGCACAGGAGAAAGGAATCGAGTGCTACATTTCCATGGAAGAGAGAATGGCGTGCGGAATCGGAGCCTGTCTTGGATGTGTCTGCCAGTCGAAGGAAGTGGATGATCACAGCCATGTACACAACAAACGTGTCTGCAAAGACGGACCGGTATTTTTGGCAACGGAGGTGGAACTGTAA
- a CDS encoding dihydroorotase translates to MKILIQNGHVVDPLTGVDEVCDVLVRDTDIEKVEKNLQAEADRVIDASGCYVMPGFIDLHVHLRDPGLTQKETLSTGGMAAARGGVTTVCAMPNTKPVIDTKEKVEEVHRRAKEESLVHVIQLGSMTMGECGEELSDIEGMAQAGCYALSEDGKSVMNAFLFRKAMRKAKENDLLIFSHCEDISMVEGGVMNAGKRAEELGVKGITNSVEDVIVARDILIAKELDATLHLCHCSTADSVRMIKDAKEAGLKVTGEVCPHHFILTDEDIPENNGIWKMNPPLRSKADVEALRQGLKDGVMDVISTDHAPHMMSEKDKPMEQAAFGIVGLETSACLTYTELVEKGVLTVMQMAEKMSYNPAKILGLKDRGSVSAGKKADIVVFDPRREYQIDVDTFASKGKNTPFDGWEVKGEVCCTLADGKIVYEK, encoded by the coding sequence ATGAAGATTTTAATTCAGAATGGACATGTTGTGGATCCGTTGACAGGTGTGGATGAAGTATGTGATGTGCTTGTGCGTGATACTGATATCGAAAAAGTAGAAAAAAATCTGCAGGCTGAAGCTGACAGAGTGATCGATGCGTCAGGCTGTTATGTAATGCCGGGATTTATCGATCTGCATGTGCACTTGAGAGATCCGGGACTGACTCAGAAGGAAACACTTTCGACCGGAGGAATGGCAGCAGCCAGAGGCGGTGTGACGACAGTATGTGCGATGCCGAATACGAAACCGGTGATCGATACAAAAGAAAAAGTAGAAGAGGTTCACAGACGTGCAAAGGAGGAATCTCTGGTACACGTGATACAGCTGGGCTCCATGACTATGGGTGAGTGCGGCGAAGAACTCTCGGATATCGAAGGGATGGCACAGGCAGGCTGTTATGCACTCAGCGAAGATGGAAAATCTGTCATGAATGCCTTTTTGTTCCGAAAAGCCATGCGAAAAGCAAAAGAGAATGATCTGCTGATCTTCTCACACTGCGAAGATATTTCCATGGTAGAAGGCGGCGTGATGAATGCCGGAAAGCGTGCAGAGGAACTGGGCGTAAAAGGGATCACGAATTCGGTGGAGGATGTGATCGTGGCACGAGACATCCTGATTGCAAAAGAGCTGGATGCCACATTGCATCTGTGCCATTGCTCGACAGCAGACAGCGTCCGGATGATCAAAGATGCGAAAGAAGCAGGGCTGAAGGTGACAGGAGAAGTGTGTCCGCATCATTTTATTCTGACAGATGAGGATATTCCAGAGAACAATGGAATCTGGAAGATGAACCCGCCGCTGCGCTCCAAAGCAGATGTGGAAGCGCTCAGACAGGGATTAAAAGACGGAGTGATGGATGTGATCTCCACAGATCATGCACCGCATATGATGTCTGAGAAGGATAAGCCAATGGAACAGGCAGCATTTGGAATCGTGGGCCTGGAGACCAGTGCATGCCTGACTTATACAGAGCTGGTGGAAAAAGGAGTGCTCACAGTGATGCAGATGGCAGAAAAGATGAGCTATAATCCGGCAAAGATCCTGGGACTGAAAGACAGAGGAAGTGTTTCAGCCGGTAAAAAAGCAGATATTGTAGTATTTGATCCGAGAAGAGAATATCAGATCGATGTGGATACGTTTGCATCCAAAGGGAAAAATACACCGTTTGACGGATGGGAAGTTAAGGGAGAAGTCTGCTGTACATTAGCAGACGGAAAGATCGTATACGAAAAATAA
- a CDS encoding sugar phosphate isomerase/epimerase family protein: MQVTEVEYIVQWAEDNRSYEQKYKEQMCFHMCELFGVSHINCGLMETYSVEHTAQKLKELCGRAGSLVIGVEPMPYSGIPNVKRAWEIVKASECENAKIILDSWHWLRANQLIDLCVLEGIPADKIVSVQINDVYERAYAENVLRDESMHDRLAPGTGCGDTAAFCRMLKEKGVQPRAFGVEVISDSILARGVEEAARFNFENTKKCWKVPGRRF, encoded by the coding sequence ATGCAGGTAACTGAAGTGGAATATATCGTTCAGTGGGCAGAAGACAATCGAAGCTACGAACAGAAATACAAAGAACAGATGTGTTTTCATATGTGTGAGCTGTTTGGCGTTTCCCATATTAACTGTGGTCTGATGGAAACATATTCTGTGGAGCACACAGCTCAAAAACTGAAAGAATTATGCGGCAGAGCGGGCAGTCTTGTGATCGGAGTAGAACCGATGCCATACAGCGGCATTCCAAATGTAAAAAGAGCCTGGGAGATTGTAAAAGCAAGTGAATGTGAAAATGCAAAGATCATTCTGGATTCCTGGCACTGGCTCAGAGCAAACCAGCTGATCGATCTTTGTGTTCTGGAAGGAATTCCGGCAGATAAGATCGTTTCTGTTCAGATCAATGATGTATATGAGAGAGCGTATGCAGAAAATGTGTTGAGAGATGAGTCTATGCATGATCGTCTGGCACCTGGAACAGGATGTGGAGATACGGCAGCTTTTTGCAGAATGCTTAAGGAAAAAGGTGTACAGCCGCGTGCATTCGGAGTAGAAGTGATCAGTGACAGTATTCTTGCCCGGGGTGTTGAGGAAGCTGCAAGATTCAATTTTGAAAATACAAAAAAGTGCTGGAAAGTTCCTGGCCGGAGATTTTAG